A section of the Acropora muricata isolate sample 2 chromosome 4, ASM3666990v1, whole genome shotgun sequence genome encodes:
- the LOC136913600 gene encoding DELTA-alicitoxin-Pse2b-like: MVSFIGVARYVTVRRRYPAHPGATIGSDTKFQFPACRCITRRPLFHAYLTVHFSTVVWVVSATQKEVSQHCDLLASPFRELLAKSNPHLIKEELGKAVYPRKINLLADFVENEKTIFERLPSECIVEKELDHSQSKFEYYANTKAFYSKLGVGFGFGISLQSTFTLGFTLSSLFQTIKSKKITVKGMSLNVLALTQKIWIKRDCFDSVLTLEKNFLEDFEALPLTIRKPWASNSWRAYRKFLDTFGTHVIESAKLGSSIKQMTLAQSSESYSERDFFVKICTKFTGLTHIGDIGTKACQSINSSEINRVGKIETQDTLIVRGGTKKLRNALFEERSGEAVEKFMNAANESDTAVGYNFRAIWDILQSRFKYGSENYIRALNLQNYYLGYLNYGCQPLTSTASDLKPLYLQKFDYTKASTPTSPEFSCTLATEGCHRNDDCHYRVGVYCSCYGETCVRYKSVTKDTGDLKEIPYINDERNWRWHGCDLKVKGSVCRCFNGGIDQRVEVWTSPGRDIVKKDNLSDLYEEEEDEEEEEEEEEEEEEEEEEEEEEEEEVEEEDLAAFGLQGNVGESDYQFI; the protein is encoded by the exons ATGGTGTCTTTTATAGGGGTTGCACGGTATGTCACAGTCAGAAGACGATATCCAGCTCACCCTGGCGCAACGATTGGCTCTGACACCAAATTTCAGTTTCCAGCCTGTCGTTGTATAACCAGGAGACCACTGTTTCATGCTTATTTGACTGTTCACTTCAGCACTGTAGTTTGGGTGGTTTCCGCGACACAGAAAGAAGTCAGCCAGCACTGCGATCTGTTGGCAT CTCCCTTTAGAGAGTTGTTAGCCAAAAGCAACCCCCATCTCATAAAGGAAGAGCTTGGGAAAGCAGTCTACCCTCGAAAGATAAATTTACTGGCCGACTTCgttgaaaatgagaaaacgaTATTCGAGCGTTTACCCTCAGAATGCATCGTTGAAAAAGAGTTGGACCACTCACAAAGTAAGTTTGAATACTATGCAAACACAAAAGCATTTTATTCCAAACTAGGCGTTGGATTTGGTTTCGGAATCTCACTGCAATCTACGTTTACTCTCGGTTTTACCCTGAGCTCTCTTTTTCAAACTATAAAatcaaaaaaaattacagtgaAAGGAATGTCTTTAAATGTCCTGGCTTTGACGCAAAAGATTTGGATAAAACGAGACTGCTTCGACAGTGTCTTGACACTAGAGAAGAATTTTCTCGAAGACTTTGAAGCACTACCTCTGACCATAAGGAAGCCATGGGCGTCAAACTCGTGGCGGGCATACAGGAAATTCTTGGACACGTTTGGAACCCATGTTATAGAGTCCGCAAAACTGGGATCAAGCATCAAACAAATGACTCTTGCTCAAAGTTCTGAGTCATACAGTGAGAGAGATTTTTTCGTCAAGATTTGCACTAAATTCACAGGTCTCACCCATATTGGAGACATAGGTACCAAGGCTTGCCAAAGCATCAACTCTAGTGAAATAAACAGGGTCGGTAAAATCGAGACCCAAGACACACTCATCGTCAGAGGAGGAACAAAGAAATTACGGAACGCACTATTCGAGGAGAGGAGCGGTGAAGCAGTTGAGAAATTTATGAATGCTGCCAATGAGTCAGACACCGCTGTGGGGTACAATTTCAGAGCAATCTGGGACATTCTCCAAAGCCGTTTCAAATATGGATCAGAAAACTACATCAGAGCACTAAACTTGCAGAATTACTATCTTGGTTACTTGAATTATGGCTGCCAGCCATTGACCTCCACAGCATCCGACTTAAAACCCCTTTACCTTCAAAAGTTCGATTACACCAAAGCTTCCACGCCAACCTCCCCTGAATTCTCTTGCACACTGGCTACGGAGGGGTGTCACCGAAACGACGATTGTCATTACAGAGTTGGAGTTTATTGCAGCTGTTATGGAGAAACATGTGTACGCTACAAATCAGTTACTAAAGATACAGGCGATTTGAAGGAAATTCCATACATAAATGACGAGAGGAATTGGAGGTGGCATGGGTGTGACTTGAAAGTGAAAGGGAGTGTTTGCAGATGCTTCAACGGGGGAATCGACCAGCGTGTAGAAGTTTGGACATCGCCAGGCAGAGATATCGTGAAGAAAGACAATCTTAGTGACCTatatgaagaagaagaagacgaagaagaagaagaagaagaagaagaagaagaagaagaagaagaagaagaagaagaagaagaagaagaagaagtagaagaagaagaTCTAGCAGCTTTCGGTTTACAGGGAAACGTAGGAGAAAGCGATTATCAGTTTATTTGA
- the LOC136915579 gene encoding homeobox protein Hox-D4b-like, with product MQEAGSSEVCSASVYHPREDSKPRRSPPPLVSMDGTTRRDSLVGLQRFVYSSQIFSHSRTSHADSRPVVSIGENVVEVKPGARAAHSQPRPSLPSPKPKRSRTSFTPAQLERLEEEFSLDMYVVGLKRMKLANELSLSERQVKVWFQNRRMKYKRERAKSRTDNGK from the exons ATGCAAGAGGCAGGTTCTTCAGAAGTCTGCTCTGCAAGTGTCTACCACCCTAGAGAGGACAGCAAGCCTCGGAGATCTCCGCCACCTCTCGTGTCTATGGATGGTACCACTCGGAGAGACTCGCTTGTCGGACTTCAGAGGTTTGTCTACAGTTCGCAAATCTTCAGTCACTCGCGAACCTCTCACGCAGACAGCCGACCAGTTGTGAGCATCGGGGAAAATGTCGTAGAAGTCAAACCag GCGCCAGAGCTGCACACTCCCAGCCTCGACCAAGTCTTCCAAGTCCAAAGCCTAAGAGAAGCAGGACTTCTTTTACGCCGGCGCAGTTGGAACGTCTAGAGGAGGAATTTTCCCTGGACATGTACGTTGTTGGTTTAAAGAGAATGAAGTTAGCAAACGAGTTAAGCCTGTCGGAAAGACAGGTGAAGGTCTGGTTTCAGAACAGAAGAATGAAATACAAAAGAGAAAGAGCAAAGTCCAGAACTGACAATGGAAAATGA